A region from the Peromyscus leucopus breed LL Stock chromosome 9, UCI_PerLeu_2.1, whole genome shotgun sequence genome encodes:
- the Amer2 gene encoding APC membrane recruitment protein 2 isoform X1 has product METGRSRGGGGAAVSERGDARAGVCRRQEQAGALAADMDSHCECAAETPAAEPPSGKINKAAFKLFKKRKSGGTMPSIFGVKNKGDGKSAGPTGMVRSRTHDGLAEVLVLEGSKKEEPPGGGDHGGARPNPGPPKAAGPGLGSLASSSVAKSHSFFSLLKKNGRSETGKGDPAEASKAGGKQKRGLKGIFSSMRWHRRDKRGKEEEEKAARAAGPGSLVLPGSLTASLECVKEEPPRAARRPDSPGQDAPRHAAGEPEGGEQAPASAERAPARTCLEAASPAGPGDQSARGEDAEGHWRAEKPGAALESGAGEVQAADDASRTGDVPIKTVPLVDSEGGSGRASAVPDPSSVDPPSDPSADRICLMFSDVTSLKSFDSLTGCGDIIADPEEEAGPSCDKHAPGPGKAVLSKKNTSVVAYQGGGEEMASPDEVDDTYLPEFWDMLSQTEDQGQGPQESAAKAATASDSKLAPETSNDARCGEVVKDVSSVKRRRLHRIPVEAQQKDEPKHPEKEHQEGVPNSDEGYWDSTTPGPEEDSASSSKKAVIPRDSDSGDALYDLDTEPEGSPAALPATEDPPCLSRLKPVSPSTITCPLRTPGSLLKDSKIPISIKHLSNLPSSHPVVHQQPARSEMPRTKIPVSKVLVRRVSNRGLAGTTIRAAACHDSAKKL; this is encoded by the coding sequence ATGGAGACGGGCAGgagccgcggcggcggcggcgcggctgTCAGCGAGCGCGGCGACGCGCGCGCGGGGGtctgcaggaggcaggagcaggccgGGGCCCTCGCCGCAGACATGGACTCGCATTGTGAGTGCGCCGCGGAGACGCCCGCCGCAGAGCCGCCGTCGGGGAAGATCAATAAGGCTGCGTTCAAGTTATTCAAGAAGAGGAAATCTGGGGGgaccatgcccagcatttttgGGGTCAAAAACAAAGGGGATGGGAAGAGCGCGGGGCCGACGGGGATGGTGAGAAGCAGGACCCACGACGGACTAGCGGAGGTACTGGTGCTGGAGGGCAGCAAGAAGGAGGAGCCGCCCGGCGGGGGCGATCACGGCGGGGCCCGGCCGAACCCCGGGCCCCCCAAAGCCGCCGGGCCTGGtctgggctctctggccagcagcTCGGTGGCCAAGTCCCACAGCTTCTTCTCCCTGCTGAAAAAGAACGGGCGATCCGAGACCGGCAAGGGGGACCCTGCCGAGGCGAGCAAGGCTGGCGGCAAACAAAAGAGGGGGCTGAAAGGGATCTTCAGCAGCATGCGCTGGCACCGGAGGGACAAGCGcggcaaggaggaggaggagaaggcggcGCGCGCGGCGGGCCCGGGCAGCCTAGTCCTGCCCGGCTCGCTCACCGCCAGCCTGGAGTGCGTCAAGGAGGAGCCGCCCCGAGCCGCGCGCCGCCCGGACAGCCCGGGCCAGGACGCCCCGCGACACGCAGCAGGTGAGCCCGAAGGGGGAGAGCAGGCGCCCGCGTCCGCCGAGCGCGCCCCGGCGCGGACCTGCCTCGAGGCCGCGAGCCCCGCCGGCCCTGGCGACCAGAGCGCCCGGGGAGAGGACGCCGAGGGGCACTGGCGCGCGGAGAAGCCCGGGGCAGCCCTCGAGTCGGGAGCCGGCGAGGTCCAGGCGGCCGATGATGCGTCCAGGACAGGTGACGTTCCGATAAAGACCGTCCCCCTTGTCGACTCCGAAGGTGGCAGCGGCCGGGCGTCTGCCGTCCCTGACCCTTCCTCTGTTGATCCACCCTCAGACCCGTCGGCAGATCGTATTTGTTTGATGTTTTCTGACGTGACTTCACTGAAAAGCTTTGACTCTCTTACAGGCTGTGGAGATATTATTGCAGACCCAGAAGAAGAGGCAGGCCCCAGCTGTGACAAGCATGCCCCCGGGCCAGGCAAGGCAGTGCTCTCTAAAAAGAACACCAGCGTGGTGGCCTaccaaggaggaggggaggagatggcCAGCCCGGATGAGGTGGACGACACCTATCTCCCGGAATTCTGGGACATGTTGTCCCAGACTGAGGACCAAGGACAAGGGCCCCAAGAGAGCGCAGCGAAGGCTGCCACTGCTTCGGACTCCAAACTGGCCCCTGAGACCTCCAATGATGCCCGGTGTGGGGAAGTAGTCAAGGACGTGTCCTCTGTCAAGCGCAGGAGGCTCCACAGGATCCCCGTTGAGGCTCAGCAGAAGGACGAGCCAAAGCACCCGGAAAAGGAGCATCAAGAAGGTGTCCCTAACAGCGACGAGGGCTACTGGGACTCCACCACTCCTGGTCCAGAGGAAGATAGCGCCAGCAGCAGTAAGAAGGCAGTCATCCCCAGGGATAGCGACAGTGGCGATGCTCTCTATGATCTCGACACTGAACCCGAAGGAAGCCCAGCTGCCCTTCCTGCCACAGAGGACCCACCCTGCTTGTCCCGGCTCAAGCCCGTGTCTCCAAGCACCATCACCTGTCCACTGAGAACACCAGGCAGCTTGCTGAAGGACTCTAAAATCCCCATTAGCATCAAGCATCTCTCCAACCTTCCATCCAGCCATCCTGTGGTGCACCAGCAACCAGCCAGGAGTGAGATGCCCAGAACAAAAATCCCCGTTTCCAAAGTGCTGGTCCGCAGGGTCAGCAACCGGGGTTTGGCTGGGACCACCATCAGGGCAGCAGCATGCCATGACAGTGCCAAAAAGTTGTGA
- the Amer2 gene encoding APC membrane recruitment protein 2 isoform X2, which yields METGRSRGGGGAAVSERGDARAGVCRRQEQAGALAADMDSHCECAAETPAAEPPSGKINKAAFKLFKKRKSGGTMPSIFGVKNKGDGKSAGPTGMVRSRTHDGLAEVLVLEGSKKEEPPGGGDHGGARPNPGPPKAAGPGLGSLASSSVAKSHSFFSLLKKNGRSETGKGDPAEASKAGGKQKRGLKGIFSSMRWHRRDKRGKEEEEKAARAAGPGSLVLPGSLTASLECVKEEPPRAARRPDSPGQDAPRHAAGCGDIIADPEEEAGPSCDKHAPGPGKAVLSKKNTSVVAYQGGGEEMASPDEVDDTYLPEFWDMLSQTEDQGQGPQESAAKAATASDSKLAPETSNDARCGEVVKDVSSVKRRRLHRIPVEAQQKDEPKHPEKEHQEGVPNSDEGYWDSTTPGPEEDSASSSKKAVIPRDSDSGDALYDLDTEPEGSPAALPATEDPPCLSRLKPVSPSTITCPLRTPGSLLKDSKIPISIKHLSNLPSSHPVVHQQPARSEMPRTKIPVSKVLVRRVSNRGLAGTTIRAAACHDSAKKL from the exons ATGGAGACGGGCAGgagccgcggcggcggcggcgcggctgTCAGCGAGCGCGGCGACGCGCGCGCGGGGGtctgcaggaggcaggagcaggccgGGGCCCTCGCCGCAGACATGGACTCGCATTGTGAGTGCGCCGCGGAGACGCCCGCCGCAGAGCCGCCGTCGGGGAAGATCAATAAGGCTGCGTTCAAGTTATTCAAGAAGAGGAAATCTGGGGGgaccatgcccagcatttttgGGGTCAAAAACAAAGGGGATGGGAAGAGCGCGGGGCCGACGGGGATGGTGAGAAGCAGGACCCACGACGGACTAGCGGAGGTACTGGTGCTGGAGGGCAGCAAGAAGGAGGAGCCGCCCGGCGGGGGCGATCACGGCGGGGCCCGGCCGAACCCCGGGCCCCCCAAAGCCGCCGGGCCTGGtctgggctctctggccagcagcTCGGTGGCCAAGTCCCACAGCTTCTTCTCCCTGCTGAAAAAGAACGGGCGATCCGAGACCGGCAAGGGGGACCCTGCCGAGGCGAGCAAGGCTGGCGGCAAACAAAAGAGGGGGCTGAAAGGGATCTTCAGCAGCATGCGCTGGCACCGGAGGGACAAGCGcggcaaggaggaggaggagaaggcggcGCGCGCGGCGGGCCCGGGCAGCCTAGTCCTGCCCGGCTCGCTCACCGCCAGCCTGGAGTGCGTCAAGGAGGAGCCGCCCCGAGCCGCGCGCCGCCCGGACAGCCCGGGCCAGGACGCCCCGCGACACGCAGCAG GCTGTGGAGATATTATTGCAGACCCAGAAGAAGAGGCAGGCCCCAGCTGTGACAAGCATGCCCCCGGGCCAGGCAAGGCAGTGCTCTCTAAAAAGAACACCAGCGTGGTGGCCTaccaaggaggaggggaggagatggcCAGCCCGGATGAGGTGGACGACACCTATCTCCCGGAATTCTGGGACATGTTGTCCCAGACTGAGGACCAAGGACAAGGGCCCCAAGAGAGCGCAGCGAAGGCTGCCACTGCTTCGGACTCCAAACTGGCCCCTGAGACCTCCAATGATGCCCGGTGTGGGGAAGTAGTCAAGGACGTGTCCTCTGTCAAGCGCAGGAGGCTCCACAGGATCCCCGTTGAGGCTCAGCAGAAGGACGAGCCAAAGCACCCGGAAAAGGAGCATCAAGAAGGTGTCCCTAACAGCGACGAGGGCTACTGGGACTCCACCACTCCTGGTCCAGAGGAAGATAGCGCCAGCAGCAGTAAGAAGGCAGTCATCCCCAGGGATAGCGACAGTGGCGATGCTCTCTATGATCTCGACACTGAACCCGAAGGAAGCCCAGCTGCCCTTCCTGCCACAGAGGACCCACCCTGCTTGTCCCGGCTCAAGCCCGTGTCTCCAAGCACCATCACCTGTCCACTGAGAACACCAGGCAGCTTGCTGAAGGACTCTAAAATCCCCATTAGCATCAAGCATCTCTCCAACCTTCCATCCAGCCATCCTGTGGTGCACCAGCAACCAGCCAGGAGTGAGATGCCCAGAACAAAAATCCCCGTTTCCAAAGTGCTGGTCCGCAGGGTCAGCAACCGGGGTTTGGCTGGGACCACCATCAGGGCAGCAGCATGCCATGACAGTGCCAAAAAGTTGTGA